From the Roseibium sp. HPY-6 genome, one window contains:
- a CDS encoding multidrug efflux RND transporter permease subunit has translation MFSRFFIYRPKFALVISIVITIAGILGYVSLPVEQFPNITPPVVNVSATYTGANAEVLEETVAAPIEGQVNGVDDMIYMQSTSNDSGNYSLNVTFAVGTDPDIATVNTQNRVSQATSQLPSEVTANGVTVQKASTNMLLVITLYSPNGTYDPVFLSNYASINLKDALARVQGVGRADVMTDFAYGMRIWLDPDRLTSLGMTPSDFIAAVKDQNIQVAAGQIGAPPVPDGQQFQYTIKAKGRLATPEEFEQIVLRTGDDGAIVTIGDVARVELGAQFYNASGEFNGQPSTVLAIYQAPGANALQVSENVLARLENLAQAFPDDVAYAVPFNTTDFVQASLDDVIATLFLTFLLVVSVVFIFLGNWRATIIPTVAIPVSLIGTFAVLLALGMSLNTISLFALVLAIGIVVDDAIVVVENVERIIAEEGLSPKEATAKAMEQITSPVIATTLVLLAVFVPTIFMPGITGRLYSQFAVTISVSVVISSINALTLSPALCGLILKARSGPPKGLMGLFDRGITGVRDGYTAIIRRLVRVAFIGLIIVGGAIAVIVSLGSTLPQGFLPSEDQGYLMVDVQLPDGAALQRTETVTDRVVELTRAVPGVDNVVIVNGFSILNGATSSNAALVIATMSNWEDRQEPNLRINAILAKFWADFSTIPGANIIAFNPPPIPGLGTTGGVQLMLQQTGGGTPQDLASAVGSMVYSANQSEEIARAYSTFRANVPQVFVDLDREKAKTLGIGVSDVFTTLQAYLGSFYINDFNIFGRVYKVMIQAEGQYRDKVEDIGRLYVRSQDGTMVPLRSILTTENVLGPQILTRYNMFRAAAVMADPAPGASTGVVINEMESAATGALPPGYTYEWTGTAQQQQGASNIVMFILMLSILFTYLFLVAQYESWTMPVAILMSVSFAIMGALVAVFVTGGDVNLYTQIGMIMLVGMGAKNAILIVEFAMEQRDTGKSIMEAATEAAHLRFRAVMMTALSFLLGVVPLMTASSAGAASQKAIGFAVFGGMLFATVIGVLMIPVLYVCLQFLREKAKSLFGGGGHVSRSAPAG, from the coding sequence ATGTTTTCTCGCTTTTTTATCTACCGGCCCAAATTTGCGCTGGTGATTTCCATTGTGATTACGATCGCCGGTATCCTGGGGTACGTTTCCCTGCCGGTTGAGCAGTTTCCCAACATTACGCCCCCCGTCGTGAACGTTTCGGCAACCTACACAGGTGCGAACGCTGAGGTTTTGGAGGAAACGGTTGCTGCTCCCATCGAGGGGCAGGTAAACGGCGTCGACGACATGATCTACATGCAGTCGACGAGCAATGACAGTGGCAACTATTCGCTGAACGTGACATTTGCCGTCGGAACAGATCCGGACATCGCGACGGTCAACACGCAGAACAGAGTGTCACAGGCGACCAGTCAGCTTCCGAGTGAAGTGACGGCAAATGGTGTGACTGTTCAAAAGGCCAGCACGAATATGCTGCTGGTGATCACGCTTTATTCGCCGAACGGCACCTATGATCCGGTTTTTCTGTCGAACTACGCTTCCATCAATCTGAAAGATGCACTTGCGCGCGTCCAGGGCGTTGGGCGCGCGGATGTGATGACTGATTTCGCCTATGGGATGCGTATCTGGCTGGATCCCGATCGGCTGACCAGTCTCGGCATGACGCCGAGCGACTTTATCGCTGCCGTCAAAGACCAGAATATCCAGGTTGCCGCCGGTCAGATTGGCGCACCTCCTGTTCCGGACGGACAACAGTTCCAGTACACGATCAAGGCCAAGGGCCGGCTGGCGACGCCTGAGGAATTTGAACAAATCGTCCTGAGAACAGGTGACGACGGCGCCATTGTCACGATCGGCGATGTTGCCAGGGTCGAACTCGGCGCACAGTTTTACAATGCTTCCGGTGAGTTCAACGGTCAGCCTTCAACCGTTCTGGCGATCTATCAGGCTCCGGGCGCCAACGCACTCCAGGTTTCGGAGAACGTCCTGGCGCGTCTTGAGAACCTCGCACAGGCCTTTCCGGATGATGTTGCCTATGCCGTGCCGTTCAACACAACTGATTTTGTGCAGGCTTCTCTGGACGATGTGATCGCGACGCTCTTTCTGACGTTCCTGCTTGTTGTGTCGGTGGTGTTCATCTTTCTCGGCAACTGGCGCGCGACAATCATTCCAACTGTTGCGATTCCGGTCTCGCTGATTGGAACATTCGCTGTCCTGCTTGCCCTTGGCATGTCGCTCAACACGATTTCGCTGTTTGCGCTGGTGCTTGCCATCGGCATCGTGGTCGACGATGCGATCGTCGTGGTGGAGAATGTGGAACGCATCATCGCGGAGGAGGGGCTGTCACCCAAGGAAGCAACGGCCAAGGCGATGGAGCAGATCACCAGCCCGGTCATTGCGACGACACTGGTGCTTCTGGCGGTGTTTGTGCCGACGATTTTCATGCCAGGGATTACCGGTCGTCTTTACTCGCAATTCGCGGTGACGATCTCGGTTTCGGTTGTTATTTCGTCCATCAACGCGCTGACGCTCTCACCGGCGCTTTGCGGGCTTATTCTCAAGGCAAGGTCCGGCCCTCCGAAGGGTCTCATGGGTCTGTTCGATCGCGGCATTACGGGCGTACGCGACGGTTACACTGCCATAATCCGGCGCCTGGTGAGGGTTGCCTTTATCGGTCTGATCATTGTCGGGGGGGCGATTGCCGTTATCGTGTCGCTCGGCAGCACGCTGCCGCAGGGTTTTCTGCCGTCTGAAGACCAGGGCTACCTGATGGTGGATGTTCAGCTTCCCGACGGAGCTGCCCTGCAACGGACTGAAACCGTGACAGATCGTGTGGTTGAGCTCACCCGGGCCGTCCCTGGCGTTGACAACGTTGTCATCGTGAACGGCTTTTCAATCCTGAACGGGGCGACCTCCTCAAATGCTGCGCTGGTCATTGCGACCATGAGCAACTGGGAAGACCGGCAGGAACCGAACCTTCGCATCAATGCGATCCTTGCGAAATTCTGGGCCGATTTCTCGACCATTCCGGGCGCCAATATTATCGCCTTCAACCCACCGCCGATCCCGGGCCTTGGAACGACCGGCGGTGTGCAGCTGATGCTGCAGCAGACGGGGGGCGGCACGCCGCAGGACCTCGCATCTGCGGTCGGGTCGATGGTCTATTCGGCCAACCAAAGCGAAGAAATCGCGCGCGCTTATTCGACCTTCCGGGCGAACGTGCCGCAGGTCTTTGTCGATCTCGACAGGGAAAAAGCCAAGACGCTGGGGATCGGCGTGTCCGACGTCTTCACGACGCTGCAAGCCTATCTCGGCTCGTTCTATATCAACGACTTCAACATCTTCGGCCGTGTCTACAAAGTGATGATCCAGGCCGAGGGTCAGTACCGCGACAAGGTGGAAGATATAGGACGGCTCTATGTCCGCTCTCAGGACGGCACCATGGTTCCGCTCCGCAGCATCTTGACGACCGAGAATGTGCTCGGACCGCAGATCCTGACACGCTACAACATGTTCCGGGCCGCGGCCGTCATGGCGGATCCGGCTCCGGGCGCTTCAACCGGGGTGGTCATCAACGAGATGGAATCGGCCGCGACGGGAGCCCTTCCACCCGGATACACCTATGAATGGACAGGCACCGCGCAGCAGCAACAGGGCGCGAGCAATATCGTCATGTTCATCCTGATGCTGTCGATCCTGTTCACCTATCTGTTTCTCGTTGCCCAGTATGAAAGCTGGACCATGCCCGTTGCCATTCTGATGTCGGTCTCCTTCGCGATTATGGGGGCGTTGGTTGCCGTGTTCGTGACTGGTGGTGACGTCAATCTCTATACGCAGATCGGGATGATCATGCTGGTCGGCATGGGCGCGAAGAACGCGATCCTCATTGTTGAATTCGCGATGGAACAGCGCGATACCGGCAAGTCGATTATGGAAGCTGCCACTGAGGCCGCTCACCTTCGTTTCCGGGCGGTGATGATGACGGCACTTTCGTTCCTGCTCGGTGTGGTCCCGCTCATGACGGCGTCAAGCGCGGGGGCCGCCAGTCAAAAGGCGATCGGATTTGCTGTCTTCGGCGGTATGCTGTTTGCGACGGTGATCGGCGTCCTGATGATCCCCGTGCTTTATGTCTGCCTGCAGTTCCTGCGTGAAAAGGCAAAGAGCCTCTTCGGCGGCGGGGGACATGTCAGCCGCAGTGCACCGGCCGGATGA
- a CDS encoding glutathione peroxidase, translating into MPRTGFTLGLFVGATLALTASLTEVSAKQSKGKALQFSFEMADGSALPLNQFSGKPILVVNTATKCGFSKQLAGLQELHETYAARGLVVIAVPSNDFGNQEPLKDSEIAGFCEAKYGARYLMTAKTQVKGKSAHPFYRWAAETLGPAARPYWNFHKYLVGSDGSIIAWFSTPTKPTSPIIIKAIDAELDG; encoded by the coding sequence ATGCCCCGAACCGGATTCACTTTGGGTCTTTTTGTCGGGGCAACATTGGCCCTCACAGCAAGTCTGACAGAGGTGTCCGCCAAACAGAGCAAGGGAAAAGCCTTGCAGTTTTCGTTCGAGATGGCCGACGGCAGTGCTCTGCCGCTCAATCAGTTCTCCGGCAAACCTATACTCGTGGTGAATACGGCAACGAAATGTGGGTTCAGCAAACAGCTTGCCGGCCTGCAGGAGCTGCATGAAACGTACGCTGCGCGCGGCCTCGTCGTGATCGCTGTGCCGTCAAACGACTTCGGCAATCAGGAACCTTTGAAAGATAGCGAAATTGCCGGGTTTTGCGAAGCCAAGTACGGCGCCAGATACCTGATGACCGCAAAAACCCAGGTGAAAGGCAAGTCGGCTCATCCCTTCTATCGGTGGGCGGCTGAGACCCTTGGCCCCGCTGCCCGTCCCTATTGGAACTTTCACAAATACCTCGTCGGATCGGATGGATCGATCATTGCCTGGTTCTCGACACCGACCAAACCGACATCGCCCATCATCATCAAGGCTATCGACGCAGAGCTAGACGGTTGA
- a CDS encoding efflux RND transporter periplasmic adaptor subunit — protein MPFLRFAPLSRNLVLTVAAASFLAACSDDSQQSEAPAAPPPSVTVAKVTSEDVRQSETFVGQIAAVDQVDLVARVSGFLENKAVPDGSFVKQDDLLFTIEKAEYEAQLTKAKADLASAKADAALKAADEKRDKDLLEKGHVSEAAYEATLAQKQQAEASVEAAQSALQQAELNLSYTDISAPFPGQIGKSAYSVGELVGPNTNALAKLIRLAPVYVNFSVSEAQYLNAVQTHNISPADLSPDEAPSISLVLPNGDKYGETGKIVYIDNEIDASTGTISFRGEFDNKDVRLLAGTYVTVLLEAPNTETALVVPQAAIQRDQQGAFALAITSDKKVEQKYVELGQQIGTNFVVTKGLSEGEEVITEGLQKVRPGVEVDPVLASQPAEQS, from the coding sequence ATGCCATTTCTGCGTTTCGCCCCTTTGTCCCGTAACCTTGTTTTGACTGTAGCAGCCGCCAGTTTTCTGGCTGCCTGTTCAGACGATTCGCAGCAGTCCGAAGCACCGGCAGCGCCGCCCCCTTCCGTGACCGTGGCGAAGGTAACGTCTGAGGATGTTCGCCAGAGTGAGACATTCGTTGGTCAGATTGCAGCCGTCGATCAGGTCGATCTCGTTGCCAGGGTCAGCGGATTTCTGGAGAACAAGGCGGTGCCGGACGGGTCCTTCGTCAAGCAGGACGACCTTCTATTTACAATTGAAAAGGCCGAATACGAAGCCCAGCTGACAAAGGCAAAGGCAGATCTTGCAAGCGCAAAAGCAGATGCAGCGCTCAAGGCCGCCGATGAAAAACGGGACAAGGATCTTCTGGAAAAAGGACACGTTTCCGAGGCGGCGTACGAGGCAACGCTCGCCCAGAAACAGCAGGCCGAGGCCTCGGTGGAAGCTGCGCAGTCTGCCTTGCAGCAAGCCGAACTCAACCTGAGCTACACGGACATCTCCGCGCCGTTTCCCGGCCAGATCGGCAAAAGCGCTTATAGCGTTGGCGAGCTTGTGGGACCAAACACCAACGCCCTTGCCAAGCTGATCCGGCTCGCGCCGGTCTATGTCAATTTTTCCGTGAGCGAAGCGCAGTACCTCAATGCAGTCCAAACGCACAATATCAGTCCTGCGGATCTGTCTCCCGATGAAGCACCGTCGATTAGCCTCGTGCTTCCAAATGGGGACAAATACGGTGAAACGGGAAAGATCGTTTATATCGACAACGAGATAGATGCCTCAACCGGAACAATCTCCTTCAGGGGTGAATTTGACAACAAGGATGTCAGGCTCCTTGCCGGAACCTATGTCACCGTGCTCCTGGAAGCGCCCAACACCGAAACCGCGCTGGTTGTTCCCCAAGCCGCGATCCAGCGGGACCAGCAGGGTGCTTTTGCACTGGCGATTACCTCCGACAAGAAGGTCGAGCAGAAGTATGTCGAACTTGGCCAGCAAATCGGAACCAATTTCGTTGTCACCAAGGGTTTGTCTGAAGGCGAAGAAGTCATAACGGAAGGTCTGCAAAAGGTCCGGCCAGGTGTCGAAGTCGATCCCGTACTTGCGTCCCAGCCGGCGGAGCAAAGCTAA
- a CDS encoding VOC family protein, translating into MLRGLDHLVVAVNDLDAAGRAYEAMGFTITPENRHPFGTANRLIQFNGFFIELLSVADPSLITETIGRTFSFGAFNRDFLKTGEGASMLVLDSQGAGGDRDDFEKSGLDLFEPFSFERTAHLPGGETAKVAFDLTILRDPLSPKIGYFTCHNKFPENFWKPAFQQHANGAQDIRCIYMIAGDPSDHHEFLGAFTGQREMRATSLGLELETARGKLSVLNPEAYRALVGQEAAHAVRNGLPQIAAIEFASSSIAEKKITPASELFGLTVILTPDAA; encoded by the coding sequence ATGTTGCGTGGCCTGGATCATCTCGTTGTTGCAGTGAACGATCTCGACGCGGCAGGCCGTGCCTATGAAGCGATGGGCTTTACAATTACGCCCGAAAACAGGCATCCTTTCGGGACCGCCAACCGGCTCATTCAGTTCAACGGTTTCTTCATCGAGTTGCTGAGCGTCGCCGATCCGTCTTTGATAACGGAAACGATCGGCAGGACTTTTTCCTTCGGCGCGTTTAACCGCGACTTCCTGAAAACCGGAGAGGGCGCGAGCATGCTGGTCCTGGATAGTCAGGGCGCCGGCGGTGACCGTGATGACTTTGAAAAGTCAGGTCTGGACCTTTTTGAACCCTTTTCGTTTGAAAGAACGGCACATCTGCCTGGCGGCGAAACGGCGAAGGTGGCCTTCGATCTAACGATCCTGCGCGATCCGCTAAGCCCGAAGATCGGCTACTTCACCTGCCACAATAAATTTCCCGAGAATTTCTGGAAGCCGGCGTTTCAGCAACATGCAAATGGAGCGCAGGATATTCGCTGCATATACATGATTGCGGGCGACCCGTCGGATCACCATGAATTTCTGGGCGCCTTCACGGGTCAAAGGGAAATGCGCGCAACCAGCCTCGGCCTGGAGCTTGAAACAGCTCGTGGTAAACTCTCTGTCCTCAATCCTGAAGCATACCGCGCGCTGGTCGGTCAGGAGGCTGCTCATGCGGTCAGAAACGGTTTGCCACAGATTGCGGCAATCGAATTCGCGTCTTCGTCTATCGCCGAAAAGAAGATCACTCCAGCGAGTGAGTTGTTCGGTCTGACAGTCATTCTCACACCTGATGCTGCCTGA
- a CDS encoding DUF393 domain-containing protein gives MVRLLIEVYYDGKCGLCSREIGYYKRLTPRTSIAWNDIATHPQLLQGTGISQSEALLYLRVRNEDGTIETGLDAFLVIWRQFRGWRLLARLAALPGIYQGISFAYRRFADHRFKRHTHCQASLRSTVSPANSQP, from the coding sequence ATGGTGAGATTGTTGATCGAGGTTTACTACGACGGCAAATGCGGGCTCTGTTCAAGGGAGATCGGCTACTACAAACGGCTGACGCCGAGAACCAGCATTGCCTGGAACGATATCGCAACACATCCGCAGCTATTGCAGGGTACGGGCATAAGCCAGTCAGAGGCCTTGCTCTATCTTCGCGTCCGCAATGAAGATGGCACGATCGAAACCGGCTTGGACGCCTTTCTGGTCATCTGGCGCCAATTCAGGGGCTGGCGGTTGCTGGCGCGGCTCGCCGCGCTTCCCGGCATTTATCAAGGCATCTCGTTTGCGTACCGGCGGTTTGCCGATCATCGGTTCAAACGTCACACGCATTGTCAGGCAAGCCTTCGGTCCACCGTATCACCTGCAAATTCTCAGCCATAG